GGCATGCGCTCCTGTGGGGCACGCCCCTCGGTGACGGCAGACGTGGCGACAGACATGGCGGCTACTCCCTCCGGGGGGCCATCGTAAGACCGATGGGGAAGTTATTTGAAGTCTCAAGTTTCCACCCAGAACACTACTCCCGATTTGTTTAATATTCAAGAAGGGGCTCGTACAGTGGAGTACATGACTACGGCATCCGCATCCGCTGAAGAGCCGCGCTGGCTCACCGACGAGGAACAGCGCACCTGGCGTGCGTACATGAACGCCGCCACCCTCCTCGAGGACCATCTCGACCGTCAGCTGCAGCGCGACGCGGGCATGCCGCACGTCTACTACGGTCTGCTCGTCCAGCTCGTCGAGGCGCCGCGCAGAAGGCTGCGCATGACCGAGCTGGCCATGAACGCGAAGATCACCCGCTCGCGCCTCTCGCACGCGATCGCCCGCCTGGAGAAGAACGGGTGGGTGCGCCGCGAGGACTGCCCCTCCGACAAGCGGGGCCAGTTCGCCGTCCTCACCGACGCCGGTTACGAGGTGCTGAGCAAGGCCGCGCCGGGCCATGTCGACGCCGTACGGCAGGCCTTCTTCGACCGGCTCACGCCCGAACAGCACCAATCCCTCGGCGAGGCCATGCGGATCATCGCCGAGGGGCTGCAGCCGAAGGACGCGGGCGCGGACCTGCCTTGGCTGCGTTGATCGGGTTGACGGGGTGACCGGGCGGACGGGTTGACCGGGGGGTGGGGTGACCGGGTTGACCGGCGGGTGGACGCGGGTCCGCCCCGGTCCCGATGAACTCGGAACCGGGGCGGACCCTGGGAATCGTACGGGCGAGGCGTCCCCACCCCGCGCCCGTACTCCAAGCACCTGAAGCACCGGAGGTACCAGCGGCGGTACGGGCGGTACGGGTGATCAGTGGGCGATCACCGGCACCTTGACCTCGTCCTCGACACCGTCGCCCGCGCCGGAGGCCGCGGACATGTCCGGGCGGCCGGTGTTGACGAGGGTCGCGGCGATCGTGGCCGCGACCACCAGGATGCCGACGGCGAACCAGATGGCGTTGGTGTAACCGTTCACCATGCCCTGCAGCTGGACGAGCTGCTGCTGCGGCTTGGAGGTGGCACCGGCGATGTGGTCCTTGATGTACGAGGTGGTCGCCGAGGCGGCGATCGTGTTCAGCAGGGCCGTACCGATCGCGCCGCCCACCTGCTGCGAGGTGTTGACCATCGCGGAGGCGACACCGGCGTCCTTCGGCTGGACACCGTACGTGGCCAGGGACATGGCGGGCATGAACGCCGTGCCCATACCGAGGCCGAGCAACAGCTGGGCCGGGAGCAGCAGACCCGCGTAGGAGGAGTTGATCTCCATCTGGGTCAGCAGCAGCATGCCCAGGGCGGCCAGGGCGAAGCCCGGTGCCATCAGCAGGCGCGGCGGGACGCGGGTCATCAGGCGGGCGCCGATCTGGGTGGAGCCCGTGATCATGCCCGCGATCATCGGCAGGAAGGCGAAGCCGGTCTTGACCGGCGAGTAGCCCTTCACGATCTGCAGGTAGTAGGTCAGGAACAGGAACAGACCGAACATCGCGATGATCGCGAGGCCGAGCGAGAGGTAGACACCGCCGCGGTTGCGCTCGGTGATGACGCGCAGGGGCAGCAGCGGGGCCTTCACCTTGGACTCGGTGAACACGAAGGCCGCGAGCAGCACGGCCGAGGCGACGAACAGACCGATGGTGGTGGAGTTGCTCCAGCCGTTGGACTCGGCACGGGTGAAGCCGTAGACCAGGGAGACCAGGCCCAGGGTGGAGAGGATGACACCGGGGATGTCGAGCGGCGAGCGGTTGCGGCCGCCGGCCGGCTCACGGATGACGAAGTACGCGCCCAGGGCGGCGATGATCGCGAACGGGATGTTCACGAAGAACGTCCAGCGCCAGTTCAGGTACTCGGTGAGG
This portion of the Streptomyces mirabilis genome encodes:
- a CDS encoding MarR family winged helix-turn-helix transcriptional regulator, whose product is MTTASASAEEPRWLTDEEQRTWRAYMNAATLLEDHLDRQLQRDAGMPHVYYGLLVQLVEAPRRRLRMTELAMNAKITRSRLSHAIARLEKNGWVRREDCPSDKRGQFAVLTDAGYEVLSKAAPGHVDAVRQAFFDRLTPEQHQSLGEAMRIIAEGLQPKDAGADLPWLR
- a CDS encoding MFS transporter, translated to MSETGTSASAKSAAELADAHSNRWKALAFIALAQLMVVLDATIVNIALPSAQQDLGISDGNRQWVITAYALAFGGLLLFGGRIADLWGRKRTFVTGLIGFAGASAIGGAAQSEAMLLGARALQGAFGALLAPAALSLLAVMFTDAKERAKAFGIYGAIAGGGGAVGLILGGFLTEYLNWRWTFFVNIPFAIIAALGAYFVIREPAGGRNRSPLDIPGVILSTLGLVSLVYGFTRAESNGWSNSTTIGLFVASAVLLAAFVFTESKVKAPLLPLRVITERNRGGVYLSLGLAIIAMFGLFLFLTYYLQIVKGYSPVKTGFAFLPMIAGMITGSTQIGARLMTRVPPRLLMAPGFALAALGMLLLTQMEINSSYAGLLLPAQLLLGLGMGTAFMPAMSLATYGVQPKDAGVASAMVNTSQQVGGAIGTALLNTIAASATTSYIKDHIAGATSKPQQQLVQLQGMVNGYTNAIWFAVGILVVAATIAATLVNTGRPDMSAASGAGDGVEDEVKVPVIAH